AGAAAGCCTGAATTCTCAGATAATCCGAAATGAAACATATCCTGTAAAAGATAGATTTGAAAATGCAGCATATAATCTTTGTGGTAGCGACAAGGCTCAAAATTATCCCAAAATATATGAATAAACGACAATATTGAATAATATCAACATTTAAGCGAAAAATCACATATTCCGGCCGGCAGAACCAGAACACATATAAAGATATCCTCTTCACAAAAACTCATGATAAATAAATGGGATAATCCCATAAACAGAGTGAATTTACGTTTTTTAGCAAATTTAAAAAAAAATAAAATGCTTTTTGCGCGCACAATATAAAAATCCATACCTTGATTCCGGCAAAATACGGGCGAATATATTACGTGGTGCCGCACCATCAGACAGATTGCGGTTCAGACAGGATGAAGGGGAACAGACAAACAGACGCAGAAAAATATATTTCACAGACGATAATCTGCATACAATGGCCTCCCGGATCATGTCTCCTTTAATCTGTCAATCCTCTTCTCACTTTCATTATGAATCAGTGACTCAGTCTTATATTCAAAGAACTTCTTAATATTCTCGTACTTAAGCCACATCATATCAATATCAAATAAAATATCACCAATTTCATTGCAGGACTTAAGGACATCCCTTGAATAAAATGATTTATTCAGCTCGGAAATCCTCCTGATATGACTCAGCGGTTCTTTTATTTTAGTGCAGAGATCTGCGATCTCCTCCATATTCCTGCTGTACTCCTCTACATTCTCGCTAAGAATCCTTGTCCTGTTCTCCATATCTGTCCTGAAGGTATAATCGGTAACAATAACGGCAATATGAGTCACACCGGAACTGTCAGAGATCGGGATAGATTCTATTGTGAGATAGCGGTTGCCTTCACCGGTATTGAGCGTTCTCTCCCTCACAAACGTACTTCCGGTTCTGAAAGACTCAATGAGATCATATTTCCCTCCAAACACGGAATTTGGCAGGACATCATAGACAGGTTTGTCAAAATCCCTCTGGCTGACACCCATAAGTCCGGAAAATGCTCCAAATGCCTTATTATAGATGATAATTTTCATAGACGAATCTATCAGAAAAACAGGCTCATGAATCGCGTCAGTTACAAGCCGGTAATATTTTTCAAGCTTGGACTCCCTTGATGAAAGATTGATTATTGAATCTCCGGGCACAAGCAGTATAAAGTACTCGTCATCTCTCCATTTAGAACCCGGTACAAAGCCAATATTAAGCGCAACATCTGTTTTTTTGCCGTTTTTTGACAGGAATTTCAGACCGTCAATCCAGGATAGGAGTGACTTTTTATCCCCGGATTCCTTCCTTAGAGAGATCATAACCTCTTCGATCTTATCCCTCTCAAGATCAAATACCGAGAAGAAATCTCTGCCAATAGTCTCCTCACGACTCCACCCTGTAAGTGCCTCAGCCGCAGGATTGATCCTTGTAACTGAACCGTCATTATCAATGGAAATTATGGCATCAGAGACAAAGTTGAGTGTTGAATCAACAACCTCCTCAGGCTCAACATTCTTCATCACCCTGTGCTTATGAAGGGTCATCTCGATATTGCTGTACAGCTCCCTGTCATTAAAAGGTTTTAAAATATAACCGAAGGCATTTGTCTTCAGAGCTCTTTTAAGCGTGGAATCGTCCGAATGTGAGGTGAGATAGATCACAGGAGTATTATACAGAGAATATATCCTGTCAGCCGCCTCAATGCCATCCATATCACCCTGAAGGATTATGTCCATCAGGACAATATCCGGCTGGGTCCGGCCTGCAAGCTCAACCGCCTGCTTTCCTGTCTTTGCCTCTCCGACAACCTGATAGCCAAGACCCTCAAGAGTCTCCCTTATCTCAAGTGCTACAAGACCCGAATCCTCGACCACAAGTATCTTTCTGTTGTTTATAGTATCTCACCCCTGGGAATGGCTGTTGCTGTAATATATTTTATTCGGAAATTTAATGATAATTTCCTTATAGTCAGGAGTTATATCAAAATCACCGTTTAAC
The sequence above is a segment of the Methanoplanus limicola DSM 2279 genome. Coding sequences within it:
- a CDS encoding response regulator, with product MVEDSGLVALEIRETLEGLGYQVVGEAKTGKQAVELAGRTQPDIVLMDIILQGDMDGIEAADRIYSLYNTPVIYLTSHSDDSTLKRALKTNAFGYILKPFNDRELYSNIEMTLHKHRVMKNVEPEEVVDSTLNFVSDAIISIDNDGSVTRINPAAEALTGWSREETIGRDFFSVFDLERDKIEEVMISLRKESGDKKSLLSWIDGLKFLSKNGKKTDVALNIGFVPGSKWRDDEYFILLVPGDSIINLSSRESKLEKYYRLVTDAIHEPVFLIDSSMKIIIYNKAFGAFSGLMGVSQRDFDKPVYDVLPNSVFGGKYDLIESFRTGSTFVRERTLNTGEGNRYLTIESIPISDSSGVTHIAVIVTDYTFRTDMENRTRILSENVEEYSRNMEEIADLCTKIKEPLSHIRRISELNKSFYSRDVLKSCNEIGDILFDIDMMWLKYENIKKFFEYKTESLIHNESEKRIDRLKET